One Streptomyces sp. RPA4-2 genomic window carries:
- a CDS encoding transposase — MGEWHDQVPRGCLRHDRGRHECGLATERYAAVQALLAEGKSLAAIGRTLRLDHSTVRRFARAASLDELLVKATGRLSVLDEHKPHLHARWLEGCHDIPQLHRELRERGFTGSVQCLRRYFRAFRPPRQPGRKQQPVSRPQPRPAPKPRRVIRWIMTHPQHIAAADAEELKEIRTACPHLDAAARHVHDFAEMLHHLRGDQLPDWMDRVLADDLPALHSLVSGLRRDFDAVTAGLSTPWSSGQVEGHVTRVKLIKRMTYGRANLDLLRQRVLLGP; from the coding sequence TTGGGTGAATGGCATGACCAGGTCCCTCGCGGTTGCCTCCGCCATGACCGGGGTCGCCACGAATGCGGCCTGGCCACAGAGAGATACGCCGCGGTCCAGGCCCTGCTGGCCGAGGGAAAGTCCCTGGCGGCGATCGGCCGGACACTGCGGCTGGACCACTCCACCGTCCGCCGCTTCGCCCGCGCCGCCAGCCTCGACGAACTCCTGGTCAAAGCCACCGGACGACTGTCCGTGTTGGACGAGCACAAGCCCCACCTCCACGCCCGCTGGCTAGAGGGCTGTCACGACATTCCCCAGCTCCACCGGGAACTACGCGAACGCGGATTCACCGGGAGCGTCCAGTGCCTCCGCCGCTACTTCCGCGCCTTCAGACCTCCCCGCCAACCAGGACGGAAGCAGCAGCCGGTCTCCCGGCCGCAGCCCAGGCCGGCCCCCAAACCCCGACGCGTCATCCGCTGGATCATGACGCACCCCCAGCACATCGCGGCCGCCGACGCCGAGGAACTGAAGGAGATCCGCACCGCCTGCCCTCACCTCGACGCCGCCGCACGGCACGTCCACGACTTCGCCGAAATGCTCCACCACCTCCGCGGAGACCAACTCCCCGACTGGATGGACCGCGTCCTTGCCGACGACCTCCCAGCCCTCCACTCCCTGGTCAGCGGCCTGCGACGCGATTTCGACGCCGTCACCGCAGGGCTCTCCACGCCATGGAGCTCCGGCCAGGTCGAGGGGCACGTCACCCGCGTCAAGCTCATCAAGCGCATGACCTACGGCCGAGCCAACCTCGACCTCCTACGCCAACGCGTACTCCTGGGCCCATGA
- a CDS encoding helix-turn-helix transcriptional regulator yields the protein MGRPEKPIATLNLGLLALAGWLREIRTNAQLTYVELAARTGNAYSATTLQRAASGKHIPRLPVVEAYAVACGGSLEQARRRWRHGRAVEHSAALAFGSAPLPRLVENAAELRAALREMYHRTGAMPLREMERRAGLGRLPRTTMRRMLDGTTMLSKDQMLVFLTVCDVPEREHQDWLDALSRVWDKRHSWYDNKLFKNLPEPTGTNLHKPVEQFIRDERNHRMERKPPSGRGRSTSNAGAQRSQFARGRPANKNGKRLKLGVTTNG from the coding sequence ATGGGACGTCCTGAGAAGCCGATCGCCACGCTCAACCTGGGTCTCCTGGCTCTCGCCGGGTGGCTGCGTGAGATCCGTACCAACGCCCAGCTCACGTATGTCGAGCTTGCGGCGAGGACCGGCAACGCGTACTCGGCCACCACGCTGCAGCGCGCTGCGAGCGGCAAGCACATCCCGCGCCTGCCGGTGGTGGAGGCGTATGCCGTGGCCTGCGGCGGATCGTTGGAGCAGGCCCGTCGCCGCTGGCGCCACGGGCGAGCCGTGGAGCACAGCGCTGCGCTTGCGTTCGGCAGCGCGCCCCTGCCCCGACTGGTCGAGAACGCGGCGGAACTACGTGCCGCTCTGCGTGAGATGTACCACCGGACCGGTGCGATGCCACTCCGCGAGATGGAACGCCGGGCCGGTCTGGGCCGCCTTCCTCGCACCACGATGCGCCGCATGCTCGACGGCACCACCATGCTCAGCAAGGACCAGATGCTGGTCTTCCTCACGGTCTGTGACGTGCCCGAGCGCGAGCATCAGGACTGGTTGGACGCTCTGTCCCGGGTGTGGGACAAGAGGCACTCCTGGTACGACAACAAACTCTTCAAGAACCTGCCTGAGCCCACGGGTACGAACCTGCACAAGCCTGTCGAGCAGTTCATCCGGGACGAGCGGAACCACCGGATGGAACGCAAGCCCCCGTCAGGCCGGGGCCGCTCGACGAGCAACGCGGGCGCGCAGCGTTCGCAGTTTGCTCGCGGCCGCCCTGCCAACAAGAACGGAAAGCGGCTGAAGCTCGGTGTCACGACTAACGGTTAA
- a CDS encoding TMEM175 family protein: protein MVSVKAEQAQKGEETLVTRRRYEGVPHSDTGRAEAFSDGVLAIVITLLVLHLKPPPIDAGRLLAQLLNQWPTYLAYVASYLYIAVVWLNHKAAFQRIKVMTRGLHWANLGVLFSTALLPWPTALVSEAIAEANPPDDRVAVGLYAIIGSMLWVSWMIFFHVLFRHPELLEDSVDETFFHGERLRAFVGALLYAAAGLVGVLTIPALALAIFVLLPLFYGITSHGYAQLQVLGRRRLPPKR, encoded by the coding sequence ATGGTGTCCGTCAAAGCGGAACAAGCTCAGAAGGGAGAGGAGACGCTCGTGACGCGGCGCCGGTACGAGGGAGTTCCGCATTCGGACACAGGGCGCGCCGAAGCCTTCAGTGACGGCGTCCTGGCGATCGTCATCACGCTTCTGGTGCTCCATCTGAAGCCTCCCCCGATCGATGCGGGTCGCCTGCTGGCCCAGCTGCTCAACCAGTGGCCGACCTATCTGGCCTATGTCGCCTCGTACCTCTACATCGCCGTCGTATGGCTCAACCACAAGGCGGCATTCCAGCGCATCAAAGTCATGACCCGTGGCCTGCACTGGGCCAACCTCGGCGTGCTGTTCTCCACTGCGCTGCTGCCCTGGCCCACCGCGCTCGTCTCCGAAGCCATCGCGGAGGCCAACCCACCGGACGACCGGGTCGCCGTCGGGCTCTACGCGATCATCGGCTCGATGCTATGGGTCAGCTGGATGATCTTCTTCCACGTGCTCTTCCGCCACCCCGAGCTCCTCGAAGACAGCGTGGACGAGACCTTCTTCCACGGCGAACGCCTTCGAGCCTTCGTCGGAGCCCTGCTTTACGCGGCCGCCGGCCTGGTCGGCGTACTGACCATCCCTGCTCTCGCGCTCGCAATCTTCGTACTCCTACCGCTCTTCTACGGCATCACGAGCCACGGCTACGCCCAGCTGCAAGTCCTCGGGCGCCGCCGCCTGCCACCCAAGCGATGA
- a CDS encoding DUF1275 family protein: MTLVTGAGDAISFLALGGVFTSVMTANLALLGLAVGSRDLILRGHTHWWPSAEPSAARLSLPDRHRKERHTGRRGSSRPGPRVVGPRWLLVCWMATSGMSESGTRIGLLASAALAMGCQGGLVRGTGGRNVSTAPSATPWNHRSRR, encoded by the coding sequence CTGACGTTGGTGACGGGCGCGGGGGACGCGATCAGCTTCTTGGCCCTCGGCGGAGTATTTACCAGCGTCATGACCGCGAATCTGGCACTGCTGGGCCTGGCAGTGGGTTCGCGTGATCTCATCCTCAGGGGACACACGCATTGGTGGCCTTCGGCGGAACCATCTGCGGCGCGCTTGTCGTTACCCGATCGCCATCGGAAAGAGAGGCACACTGGGAGGCGGGGTTCAAGCCGCCCTGGCCCTCGAGTTGTTGGTCCTCGGTGGCTCCTGGTCTGCTGGATGGCCACCTCCGGAATGTCCGAGTCGGGAACGCGGATCGGACTGCTGGCATCTGCGGCCCTTGCCATGGGCTGTCAGGGCGGGCTGGTACGTGGCACGGGAGGCCGCAACGTGTCGACCGCTCCGTCAGCCACTCCGTGGAACCATCGCTCGCGGCGGTGA
- a CDS encoding Dyp-type peroxidase, with the protein MAGAAGGTVLGGGAASAEPIVEIKAEPKSRTIPFHGHHQAGIATVPQQDAIFVSLDVTASNHAELTDLFRTLTSRARFLTAGGRPPEVPPTATPTDNGIMGPTFVADGLTVTVGVGASLFDDRYGLSARKPVQLVKMTPFRHDDLDPALSQGDLLIQICADHRDTTVHALLDILMHTKSAAKLRWRIDGQRNPERPVGVRRDWFGFKDGISNPTLSDEVQLNQVVWVQPKSGEPEWAAGGTYHAVRIVHFFIEAWQKVPIAQQERIFGRRKASGAPMYAVGENATDLFDPIYTNDPQGLITPLNSHIRLANPQTPQTAATSTILRRSYDYDRSPNLPELDMGHAFVCFQQELNTYIAMQKRLEGEALVPFISPRGGGYFFALPGVRDEKDYYAHGLLA; encoded by the coding sequence GTGGCCGGGGCGGCGGGTGGGACCGTGTTGGGCGGCGGCGCGGCGAGCGCCGAGCCGATCGTCGAAATCAAGGCGGAACCGAAATCCCGTACGATTCCGTTCCACGGCCATCACCAGGCAGGCATCGCCACTGTGCCCCAACAGGACGCGATTTTCGTCTCGCTCGATGTGACCGCCTCCAATCATGCGGAACTCACCGATCTGTTCCGTACTCTGACCTCGCGAGCCCGCTTCCTCACGGCGGGCGGTAGGCCACCGGAGGTGCCCCCGACCGCAACGCCGACGGACAACGGCATCATGGGTCCCACGTTTGTGGCGGATGGTCTCACCGTGACAGTCGGAGTGGGCGCGTCCCTCTTCGACGACCGATACGGATTGAGCGCGCGCAAGCCGGTCCAGCTCGTCAAGATGACGCCCTTTCGCCATGACGACCTGGACCCCGCGCTGAGCCAGGGTGACCTGCTGATCCAGATCTGCGCCGATCACCGCGATACGACGGTGCACGCACTGCTCGACATCCTGATGCACACCAAGTCCGCGGCGAAGCTGCGCTGGCGTATTGACGGCCAGCGCAATCCGGAGCGTCCCGTCGGTGTCCGGCGCGACTGGTTCGGTTTCAAGGACGGCATCTCCAACCCGACCCTCTCCGACGAGGTCCAGTTGAATCAGGTCGTCTGGGTCCAGCCGAAGAGCGGCGAACCGGAGTGGGCCGCGGGCGGCACGTACCACGCGGTGCGTATCGTGCACTTCTTTATCGAGGCGTGGCAGAAGGTGCCCATTGCTCAACAAGAGCGGATTTTCGGCCGCCGCAAGGCGAGCGGCGCTCCCATGTACGCCGTGGGCGAGAACGCCACGGATCTTTTCGACCCCATTTACACCAACGATCCGCAGGGTCTGATCACCCCGCTGAATTCGCACATCCGCCTCGCCAACCCCCAGACTCCGCAGACCGCGGCGACCAGCACGATCCTGCGTCGCAGCTACGACTACGACCGGAGCCCCAACCTGCCGGAACTCGACATGGGGCATGCATTCGTCTGCTTCCAGCAGGAGCTGAACACCTACATCGCCATGCAGAAGCGGCTGGAAGGCGAAGCACTGGTGCCGTTCATCAGCCCACGGGGCGGCGGTTACTTCTTTGCGCTTCCGGGCGTCCGGGACGAGAAGGACTATTACGCCCACGGGCTCCTGGCCTGA
- a CDS encoding beta-propeller fold lactonase family protein has translation MLLISCTPTAPVRRDSAHVPAAAARAGGSGRVYVTNQQDNTLSVIDAGTYKVVATVPAGVAPEGVAVTKDGKHVYIANSGSARVSVLDTRNNKIVATVPVGKSPTGVGLSPDGNSLYVTNGSSNTVSVIDVRTNGVTATISVGKSPVNVAFSPDGGTAYVANSGSGSLSAINTRTHRVDRTLPTGRSPVGVAITPDGKSAYVADEVGRQVLAVATRTGKATAVQVGEGPFDVAIGPDGHFAYSADLGPGNVSVIDTSSHRVSATIALGPPGTDPFNLEVTKEAIYVTNQGAGTLKVIDPTSRKVVATVTLGTSPYGVAVS, from the coding sequence ATGCTGTTGATCTCCTGTACGCCCACCGCCCCAGTCCGCAGGGACTCCGCCCATGTGCCGGCCGCGGCCGCCCGCGCCGGTGGCAGTGGCCGCGTGTATGTCACGAACCAGCAGGACAACACGCTCTCGGTGATCGACGCCGGTACCTACAAGGTCGTAGCAACGGTGCCGGCCGGCGTGGCGCCCGAAGGCGTCGCGGTCACCAAGGACGGCAAGCACGTGTACATCGCCAACAGCGGTTCGGCCCGGGTCTCGGTCCTCGACACCCGGAACAACAAGATCGTCGCAACCGTGCCGGTCGGGAAAAGCCCCACCGGTGTCGGCCTCAGCCCCGATGGCAACTCCCTCTACGTCACCAACGGCAGTTCGAACACCGTCTCGGTGATCGACGTCCGAACCAACGGGGTAACCGCGACCATCTCGGTCGGCAAGTCCCCGGTGAACGTGGCGTTCAGTCCCGACGGCGGTACGGCCTACGTGGCGAATTCGGGGTCTGGCAGCCTGTCGGCCATCAACACCCGCACGCACCGGGTCGACCGGACTCTTCCCACGGGGCGCTCCCCGGTGGGCGTCGCGATCACCCCGGACGGCAAGTCGGCCTATGTCGCCGACGAAGTGGGAAGGCAGGTCCTTGCCGTGGCAACCCGTACCGGCAAGGCGACGGCCGTGCAGGTCGGCGAGGGCCCCTTTGACGTGGCCATCGGGCCCGACGGCCACTTCGCCTACTCCGCCGATCTCGGCCCGGGCAACGTGTCCGTGATCGACACCAGCAGCCACCGCGTCTCGGCGACCATTGCCCTGGGCCCTCCCGGCACCGACCCGTTCAACCTGGAAGTCACCAAAGAGGCTATCTACGTCACGAACCAGGGAGCAGGCACCCTCAAAGTCATCGACCCGACATCCCGCAAAGTCGTCGCGACGGTCACCCTCGGCACCAGCCCCTACGGCGTCGCTGTGAGCTGA
- a CDS encoding NAD(P)-dependent oxidoreductase yields the protein MSMGGNRQGVFFMSHASTVAVLGAGALGAAMAMRLGDTGHEVRLWNRTEERARAVAEQAAGVTAVKAVDVAVSGASVVITVLRDGETVTEVMSGALGRLDSDAVWVQASTVGPRYAGVLAGLARDHGVAYLDAPVSGSTAPARQGKLVWLVAGPENVLTRARPLLDDLGSSVLHVGTGVEGSAVKLVVNAWMAASTVAMSDVLALCDALGIDHTTFVRVLEAGPLAMPYELQKVGAMDDASYAPGFAVQLALKDIELAAAAATPSPLLQAVRDRLQATVAAGHDRDDLAAVDYLRRSPS from the coding sequence ATGAGCATGGGGGGAAACAGACAAGGGGTGTTTTTCATGTCTCACGCTTCCACTGTCGCTGTTCTGGGAGCAGGCGCACTGGGCGCCGCGATGGCGATGCGTCTCGGAGATACCGGCCACGAGGTACGGCTGTGGAACCGTACGGAGGAGAGGGCCCGCGCGGTTGCGGAGCAAGCGGCCGGCGTCACGGCAGTGAAGGCGGTGGACGTTGCGGTCTCCGGCGCGTCCGTCGTCATCACTGTGCTCCGTGACGGCGAGACGGTCACGGAGGTCATGTCAGGTGCCCTCGGCCGGCTCGACAGCGACGCCGTCTGGGTGCAGGCGAGCACGGTGGGACCGAGGTACGCCGGCGTGCTGGCAGGCCTGGCTCGTGATCACGGTGTTGCGTACCTCGACGCACCGGTCTCGGGAAGCACCGCTCCCGCTCGGCAGGGCAAGCTTGTCTGGCTTGTCGCCGGTCCCGAAAACGTCCTTACGCGGGCGCGTCCCCTGCTCGACGATCTCGGCTCGTCCGTGCTCCACGTCGGGACGGGAGTCGAGGGCAGCGCCGTCAAGCTCGTGGTCAACGCCTGGATGGCCGCCTCGACGGTCGCCATGAGCGACGTCCTCGCGCTGTGCGACGCACTCGGCATCGACCACACGACGTTTGTTCGAGTGCTCGAGGCCGGCCCGCTCGCCATGCCGTACGAGTTGCAGAAAGTAGGCGCCATGGACGACGCCTCGTACGCGCCCGGGTTCGCGGTGCAACTCGCCCTGAAGGACATCGAACTGGCCGCGGCGGCCGCCACCCCCAGCCCTCTGCTCCAGGCCGTCCGGGATCGCCTGCAAGCGACCGTCGCGGCCGGCCACGACAGGGACGACCTCGCCGCCGTCGACTACCTGAGGAGGTCGCCGTCGTAG
- a CDS encoding SDR family oxidoreductase, producing MTTSIIVGGSSGLGRAVAQRFADRGDTVLITSRTTAHADTVAGEIGGLTRGLAIDLSQPETIAAALGDVREVDNLVITAIKQGVNSLADFDIAAAIESVTTKLVGYTETVRALRDRFNPGASVVLFGGLAKERPYPGSTMVTAFNSGITGLVKTLAVEIAPHRINAIHPGVVGDSVKWRDAPEHPHLARTPLGRLVTTAEVVDATDFVLRNTGVNALDLFVDGGLRVT from the coding sequence GTGACTACTTCGATCATCGTCGGAGGAAGCAGCGGACTGGGCCGCGCCGTAGCCCAGCGATTCGCCGACCGTGGCGACACTGTCCTCATCACCAGCCGCACCACGGCGCACGCCGACACGGTGGCCGGCGAAATCGGCGGCCTGACCAGAGGCCTGGCCATTGACCTGTCGCAGCCGGAGACGATCGCCGCCGCGCTCGGCGATGTGCGCGAGGTCGACAACCTGGTGATCACCGCCATCAAACAGGGCGTCAACTCCCTCGCGGACTTCGATATCGCCGCAGCCATCGAGTCCGTGACCACCAAACTGGTGGGCTACACCGAGACCGTGCGAGCCCTGCGTGACCGGTTCAACCCGGGCGCGTCGGTCGTGCTCTTCGGTGGCCTGGCCAAGGAACGCCCCTACCCCGGTTCCACCATGGTGACCGCCTTCAACAGCGGCATCACCGGCCTGGTGAAGACCCTGGCCGTGGAAATCGCACCCCACCGCATCAATGCGATCCACCCGGGCGTGGTGGGAGACAGCGTCAAGTGGCGCGACGCGCCCGAGCACCCCCACCTGGCGCGCACCCCTCTTGGACGCCTCGTGACGACGGCGGAGGTTGTCGATGCCACCGACTTCGTCCTCCGCAACACCGGGGTCAACGCCCTCGACCTGTTCGTCGACGGCGGACTGCGCGTGACCTGA
- a CDS encoding FAD:protein FMN transferase — MPDKPMPHTGHGLRHVEHVMGTVFSFDIRDKPTTAIHRALAEAVQHLHRVDAVFSTYRPDSHISRLDRGEIRLDDCPPEVHEVLSLCAQATHDTDGWFSIALAGTLDPSGLVKGWATEAASQLLYEAGAHHTCVNGGGDLQLHGQPTPGTPWRIGIAHPLHPGKLATVITAHGDLAVATSGTAERGAHILNPHHGTPATTFASLTLIGPRLTLTDTYATAAFARGDGAQNWLESLDGYEALAVLPDGQEWRTPGFRRYGS; from the coding sequence ATGCCTGACAAGCCTATGCCTCACACCGGACACGGACTGCGCCACGTCGAGCACGTCATGGGCACCGTCTTCTCCTTCGACATCCGCGACAAGCCCACCACCGCCATCCACCGCGCCCTCGCCGAGGCCGTGCAACACCTCCACCGGGTCGACGCCGTGTTCTCCACCTACCGGCCCGACAGCCACATCAGCCGCCTCGACCGCGGTGAGATCCGCCTGGACGACTGCCCTCCCGAAGTCCACGAAGTCCTCTCCCTCTGCGCACAGGCCACCCACGACACCGACGGCTGGTTCAGCATCGCCCTCGCCGGAACCCTCGACCCCTCAGGACTCGTCAAAGGCTGGGCCACCGAAGCCGCATCCCAACTCCTCTACGAAGCAGGCGCGCACCACACCTGCGTCAACGGCGGCGGCGACCTCCAACTCCACGGCCAGCCAACCCCCGGCACCCCCTGGCGTATCGGCATCGCCCACCCGCTGCACCCCGGCAAGCTGGCCACCGTCATCACTGCCCACGGCGACCTGGCCGTCGCCACCTCCGGCACCGCCGAACGCGGCGCCCACATCCTCAACCCACACCACGGCACACCCGCCACCACATTCGCCTCCCTCACCCTCATCGGCCCTCGTCTGACCTTGACCGACACCTATGCCACCGCAGCCTTCGCCAGAGGCGATGGCGCGCAGAACTGGCTGGAATCATTGGACGGCTACGAAGCGCTCGCCGTCCTGCCCGACGGCCAGGAATGGCGCACACCAGGATTCCGTCGATATGGATCATGA
- a CDS encoding FMN-binding protein → MRRAVLTTTGISALVVVLLALKPHQPPALAGVSPRSSTSFASPHTSAGASTGTGTFTGDPIDTQYGAVQVAATLSKGKITAVKVLQAPDQNGRDQQIAAYALPRLTQEAIGAQSAHIDAVSGASYTSQGYIQSLQSALDQAHA, encoded by the coding sequence ATGCGCCGAGCAGTCCTTACCACTACCGGGATCAGCGCCCTCGTCGTCGTGCTGCTCGCCCTCAAACCCCACCAGCCCCCCGCCCTCGCAGGAGTGTCCCCCCGGTCCTCCACATCCTTCGCGTCTCCGCACACCTCCGCGGGGGCCTCCACGGGGACGGGCACGTTCACCGGGGACCCCATCGACACCCAGTACGGCGCCGTGCAGGTCGCCGCCACCCTCTCCAAGGGAAAGATCACCGCGGTCAAGGTCCTCCAAGCCCCGGACCAGAACGGCCGCGACCAGCAGATCGCCGCCTACGCGCTACCCCGCCTCACCCAGGAGGCCATCGGTGCGCAAAGCGCGCACATCGACGCCGTCTCCGGCGCCAGCTACACCAGCCAGGGCTACATCCAGTCCCTGCAGAGCGCCCTGGACCAAGCCCATGCCTGA